In the genome of Chryseobacterium oryzae, one region contains:
- a CDS encoding DNA repair ATPase, with translation MSEQLNSGTYEIIQNRLNEQKNDLILRLSKLNENRKEIFGGVDFSLIANERISTEHNCIAKDIFSLKDVLIFGSNAHLGLQTEINVSDVFSVYKINNKRFEPQNDSLINDEIFVDEFKNLYKYYRNTFFARFHFNENYLYMVFQLSESSSDIKAFKWLIKDGKLTYIDSRSASEVNYPPQHGFSWTKATRDMQRSGRFPHISLGDKVFVESIGGDLTIKIEDNTDTGKGIYSEDVIHKDQNLDDAEIHFCDLDNLVLFKIKPYQETERYFIYNHKEKTVSRVDTLKYSAVLLPENQGVLFSNGYALQTGGLKVISQDVNRLHYLKTISEPNGENFMYVFYDDKTNNYQLISYNIISQTIETPIRCSGFSVLNDGKLIYLRESVEATKHHLAQIWQTPYSKEMLPNTEKSNTLLYKIGNKDIVRVMAESQELITLLNKKDSYSGLYDDIVKLSTTILDAYYFLADEEVENLEQPLKEIRKIAHSAINEYEKVVEQKKNTAEAVEKIKLACEKILDETKRISYSQLTEYIDMLSQIRALRGEITGARDLKYVDTAILDSLEKSLAERSEELSNACVNFLLQDEALLPYQNRAQQISENIINLQKAIDAKTIEEEVNNLSAQLELLVDIVNNLKIEDTSQSTQIIENISVIFARLNQERLELSKRKREISGKELSADFQAQMTLFDQSVINFLELSQTPEKCDEYLTKLSIQLEEMETKFVDFDEFIQIIEEKREEVYGHFQNKRVQLTESRNKRTQSLYDSAQRILKSVQTKSESFDSENEINGYFATDLMVEKVRDISRQLMEMEDSAKAEEIQTLLKTSQQESVRKLKDKKEIYADGDHVIALGDYKFAVNRQKLDLTLVMKNAQYYYHLTGTAFYEPLNFEAVSDYKEVWNQEYISENSNVKRFEYLAWNIFSKNKNINTEEQNRDAIQQFMTEHFGEGLVKGIHDEDALRIVSKLQQMHNELGLMQFTPKERALGQLFWYFLNQEKKEYYQNQFEAADLISKSFTTDRGFQYLNEELSNEIKTFAQNHHLFVDVNFLNAAIYLKRENKSAFLVSEKAGSLYNTFLRNLKEKGKDLEFIDQLNVLKQYPAACFSIAESALNAFLLSSESDFEDEIKKETAVFFVTQSFNEKNIHHVTYEIVLKELKSLEKEVDFTLNYYEFSSRLSNFNEVVVPKYRQFQELKAKWVNDKKKALKLDTFKSQVLSSFVRNRLINDVYFPLIGANLAKQLGTVGNDKRTDRMGMLLLVSPPGYGKTTLMEYMADRMGLVFMKINGPSIGHDIVSTDPNEAKNAGAKQELEKLNLAFEMGDNVMLYLDDIQHCNPEFLQKFISLADGQRKIEGIYNGESKTYDLRSKRFCLVMAGNPYTESGDKFQIPDMLANRSDTYNLGEISGSKAELFDLSLIENALMSNDYLSRLTQYGMGNLYNLYDSIQSNSPNVDLAGNFSSNEISDFRKVLENTLKVRNVVLKVNKQYIASAAMSDEYRNEPSFKLQGSYRNMNKLISQIQPILKDEEIIQIIVSHYQNESQTLTSGAESNMLKLKELMNIISEDEKIRWKEIKETFVKNKMIKGLGENDRMSQIVALLAQFSEGLDGIKNVLNKE, from the coding sequence ATGTCAGAACAATTAAATTCAGGGACATACGAAATTATACAAAACCGTCTGAATGAGCAGAAAAATGATCTTATTCTCAGGCTTTCTAAGTTAAATGAAAATCGGAAAGAAATTTTTGGCGGTGTAGATTTTTCACTCATAGCCAACGAAAGAATTTCTACAGAGCACAACTGCATAGCCAAAGACATTTTTTCGTTGAAAGATGTACTGATTTTCGGATCGAATGCTCATCTGGGATTGCAGACGGAAATTAATGTTTCCGATGTTTTTTCGGTATATAAGATAAATAACAAACGTTTTGAACCTCAAAATGATTCATTAATTAATGATGAAATTTTCGTTGATGAATTTAAAAATTTATACAAATATTACAGAAATACATTCTTTGCACGTTTCCATTTTAACGAAAACTATCTGTATATGGTTTTTCAGTTATCAGAAAGTTCATCTGATATCAAAGCGTTCAAATGGCTGATAAAAGACGGTAAATTAACCTACATCGATTCTCGAAGTGCTTCGGAAGTAAACTATCCGCCACAACATGGTTTTTCGTGGACAAAAGCAACCAGAGATATGCAGCGAAGTGGCAGATTTCCGCATATTTCTTTAGGAGATAAGGTATTTGTTGAATCTATTGGTGGAGATTTAACCATTAAAATTGAAGATAATACCGATACCGGAAAAGGAATTTATTCTGAGGATGTTATTCACAAAGATCAAAATCTGGATGATGCGGAAATTCATTTCTGCGATCTGGATAACTTGGTTTTGTTTAAAATTAAACCTTATCAGGAAACCGAAAGGTATTTTATTTACAATCACAAAGAAAAAACGGTTTCCAGAGTAGATACTTTAAAATATTCGGCAGTTTTACTTCCCGAAAATCAAGGGGTTTTATTTTCGAATGGTTATGCTTTGCAGACGGGAGGTTTGAAGGTAATTTCTCAGGATGTCAACAGACTTCATTATCTGAAAACCATTTCGGAGCCCAATGGTGAAAATTTCATGTATGTTTTCTATGATGATAAAACTAATAATTATCAGCTTATTTCATATAATATCATTTCTCAAACCATAGAAACGCCTATTCGTTGCAGCGGATTTTCTGTGTTGAATGATGGTAAACTTATTTATCTAAGAGAAAGTGTAGAAGCTACCAAACATCATTTGGCTCAAATCTGGCAGACTCCGTATTCTAAAGAAATGCTGCCCAATACAGAAAAGTCGAATACGCTTCTTTATAAAATAGGAAATAAGGATATTGTAAGAGTAATGGCAGAAAGCCAGGAACTTATAACACTTTTGAATAAAAAAGATTCTTATAGCGGTTTGTATGATGATATTGTTAAGCTTTCTACCACAATTCTGGATGCATATTATTTTCTTGCAGATGAAGAGGTAGAAAATCTGGAACAACCGTTAAAAGAAATAAGAAAAATTGCTCATTCTGCCATTAATGAATACGAAAAAGTTGTAGAGCAGAAAAAAAATACCGCCGAGGCTGTTGAAAAAATAAAACTTGCCTGTGAGAAAATTTTAGATGAAACTAAAAGAATCAGCTATTCTCAGCTTACGGAATATATAGATATGCTTTCTCAAATCAGGGCATTACGGGGAGAAATTACCGGAGCGAGAGATTTGAAATATGTTGATACTGCCATTCTGGATTCGTTAGAAAAATCATTGGCTGAAAGGTCAGAAGAACTTTCCAATGCTTGCGTTAATTTCCTGTTGCAAGATGAAGCGCTGCTTCCATATCAAAACAGGGCACAGCAGATTTCAGAAAATATTATTAATTTACAGAAAGCAATCGATGCAAAAACGATTGAAGAAGAAGTCAATAATTTATCTGCACAGCTTGAGCTTTTGGTAGATATAGTTAATAATTTAAAAATTGAAGATACTTCACAGTCTACGCAGATTATAGAAAATATTTCGGTAATTTTTGCAAGATTAAATCAGGAAAGATTAGAACTTTCAAAAAGAAAAAGAGAAATTTCGGGAAAAGAATTATCTGCGGATTTTCAGGCACAAATGACTTTGTTTGATCAGTCTGTTATTAATTTTCTTGAGCTTTCTCAAACTCCCGAAAAGTGTGATGAATATCTTACCAAGCTTTCCATTCAGCTGGAGGAAATGGAAACAAAATTTGTCGATTTTGATGAGTTTATCCAAATAATTGAAGAAAAAAGAGAGGAAGTTTACGGTCATTTTCAAAATAAAAGAGTTCAGTTAACCGAATCCCGAAACAAACGTACCCAAAGTTTATACGATTCTGCCCAGCGGATTTTAAAATCTGTTCAGACAAAATCTGAGTCTTTCGATTCTGAAAATGAAATCAATGGCTATTTTGCGACCGATTTAATGGTTGAAAAAGTTCGTGATATTTCCCGACAGCTCATGGAAATGGAAGATTCTGCAAAGGCCGAGGAAATTCAGACTTTGCTGAAAACTTCGCAACAGGAATCGGTAAGAAAACTTAAAGATAAGAAAGAAATTTACGCAGACGGAGATCATGTAATTGCTTTGGGCGATTATAAATTTGCAGTAAACCGTCAGAAATTAGATCTTACTTTAGTGATGAAAAATGCACAGTATTATTATCATTTAACGGGAACTGCATTTTATGAACCATTGAATTTTGAGGCGGTTTCAGATTACAAAGAAGTCTGGAATCAGGAATATATTTCTGAAAATTCTAATGTAAAACGTTTTGAATATTTAGCTTGGAATATTTTTTCAAAAAATAAAAATATCAACACCGAAGAACAGAACCGAGATGCCATTCAGCAATTTATGACAGAACATTTTGGAGAAGGCTTGGTGAAAGGAATTCATGATGAAGACGCTCTGAGAATTGTTTCGAAATTGCAGCAGATGCACAACGAATTGGGTTTGATGCAGTTTACACCGAAAGAAAGAGCTTTAGGACAGTTATTTTGGTATTTCTTGAATCAGGAGAAAAAAGAATATTATCAAAATCAGTTTGAAGCAGCAGATTTAATTTCGAAATCGTTTACAACAGATAGAGGTTTTCAGTATCTTAACGAAGAATTGTCGAATGAAATAAAAACTTTTGCTCAGAATCATCATCTTTTTGTGGATGTGAATTTTTTGAATGCAGCAATTTATTTAAAAAGAGAGAATAAATCTGCATTCTTGGTTTCGGAAAAAGCGGGTTCGTTGTACAATACTTTTTTAAGGAACTTAAAAGAAAAAGGAAAAGATTTAGAATTTATCGACCAACTTAATGTTCTGAAACAATATCCTGCGGCTTGTTTTTCCATTGCTGAAAGTGCTTTAAATGCATTTTTATTAAGTTCAGAATCGGATTTTGAAGATGAGATTAAAAAAGAAACAGCGGTGTTTTTTGTCACTCAGAGCTTTAATGAAAAAAATATCCATCATGTTACTTATGAAATAGTTCTTAAAGAATTAAAATCATTAGAAAAAGAGGTAGATTTTACTTTGAATTATTATGAATTCAGTTCACGTTTATCTAATTTCAACGAAGTAGTAGTTCCTAAATACAGACAATTTCAGGAGTTGAAAGCAAAATGGGTGAATGATAAAAAGAAAGCCCTGAAATTAGACACTTTCAAGTCTCAGGTTTTGAGCTCTTTTGTAAGAAACAGATTGATTAATGATGTGTATTTTCCTTTAATTGGAGCTAATTTAGCCAAACAATTAGGAACTGTCGGAAACGACAAACGTACCGACAGAATGGGAATGTTGCTTTTGGTTTCGCCTCCGGGTTATGGTAAAACAACGTTAATGGAATATATGGCAGACCGAATGGGATTGGTTTTTATGAAAATCAACGGTCCGTCAATCGGTCATGATATCGTTTCTACAGATCCGAATGAAGCAAAAAATGCCGGTGCAAAACAGGAGTTGGAAAAACTGAATTTAGCTTTTGAAATGGGCGATAATGTAATGTTGTATCTGGATGATATTCAGCATTGTAATCCTGAATTTTTGCAGAAATTCATTTCTTTGGCAGACGGACAGAGAAAAATTGAAGGAATTTATAACGGCGAAAGTAAAACCTACGATTTACGGTCTAAACGTTTCTGTTTAGTAATGGCAGGAAATCCTTACACCGAAAGTGGTGATAAATTTCAAATTCCGGATATGTTGGCAAACCGTTCCGATACGTATAATTTAGGTGAAATTTCCGGAAGTAAAGCAGAATTGTTTGATTTGAGTTTAATTGAAAATGCTTTAATGTCGAATGATTATCTTTCCCGATTGACGCAATACGGAATGGGAAATCTCTATAATTTGTACGACAGCATTCAGTCTAATTCGCCGAATGTGGATTTGGCTGGAAACTTCAGTTCAAATGAAATTTCCGATTTCAGAAAGGTGCTTGAAAATACTTTGAAAGTGAGAAATGTTGTTTTAAAAGTCAATAAACAATATATCGCTTCTGCTGCAATGTCCGATGAATACAGAAATGAACCTTCATTCAAGTTGCAGGGATCTTACCGAAATATGAATAAACTTATTTCGCAGATTCAGCCTATTCTGAAAGATGAGGAGATTATTCAGATTATTGTAAGTCATTACCAAAATGAATCCCAGACTTTAACTTCCGGAGCAGAATCTAATATGCTAAAACTGAAAGAATTAATGAATATTATTTCTGAAGACGAGAAAATCCGCTGGAAAGAAATAAAAGAAACTTTTGTTAAGAATAAAATGATAAAAGGATTGGGTGAAAATGACCGTATGTCGCAAATTGTTGCATTATTGGCGCAATTCAGCGAAGGTCTCGATGGGATAAAGAATGTTTTAAATAAAGAATAA
- a CDS encoding helix-turn-helix domain-containing protein, protein MRPNYHKIYHDLLNIKYPEKLECPKIREQLQKLNSTEEILKLNESLFKTTHETAKTNQQLKTYDKKTMLKLLKYQKKHGLSTSYMSRKHKISRTTFSKWKKIFEKDL, encoded by the coding sequence ATGAGACCTAATTACCACAAGATTTATCATGATCTTTTGAACATAAAGTATCCTGAAAAACTGGAATGCCCGAAAATTAGAGAGCAACTTCAAAAGCTAAATTCTACAGAAGAAATTTTAAAGCTTAATGAAAGTCTTTTTAAAACCACACACGAAACTGCAAAAACCAATCAGCAGCTAAAAACTTACGATAAAAAAACAATGTTGAAACTGCTAAAATACCAGAAAAAACATGGATTATCTACGAGCTATATGTCCAGAAAACATAAAATAAGCCGCACCACTTTCTCAAAATGGAAAAAAATCTTTGAAAAAGATTTATAA
- a CDS encoding transposase, translating to MLYKNIHIGKYIKEMVESKEISLERICNFLGKDEDFVEDTYKKPSLDTDILLRFSKLLEFDFFRLYTSHLILYSPPSSVGRKTDKKNDSIPQFRKNIYTQEIKDFILGRIESGEMTQADVIKEYSIPKSTLHRWILKKS from the coding sequence ATGTTATATAAAAACATACATATAGGGAAGTACATCAAAGAAATGGTAGAAAGTAAAGAAATTTCTTTGGAAAGAATCTGCAATTTCTTAGGGAAAGACGAAGATTTCGTAGAAGATACATACAAAAAACCCTCACTGGATACCGATATTCTTTTAAGATTCAGCAAACTTCTGGAGTTCGATTTTTTCAGATTATACACTTCACATTTAATCTTGTATTCGCCACCATCATCGGTGGGCAGAAAAACAGATAAAAAAAATGATTCCATTCCTCAATTCAGAAAAAACATCTATACGCAGGAAATTAAAGATTTTATTCTTGGCAGAATAGAATCCGGAGAAATGACTCAAGCAGATGTTATTAAAGAATATTCTATCCCAAAAAGCACACTTCACCGCTGGATTTTAAAGAAAAGCTGA